Proteins co-encoded in one Gracilimonas sp. genomic window:
- a CDS encoding type II toxin-antitoxin system VapC family toxin → MRKELAEHNVYIDTSAIIPFYFKEIYSSESQRLFEEHSFFQISELSKIEFYSTARKKVRLGHTTESEIKKVFRIFELHLKEGVFSILNVNKPHYEAASNIIKSTENSLRSLDALHLGIAYSENLSIFSFDKVFIKTAEEFGIQTIGNY, encoded by the coding sequence ATGAGGAAAGAGTTGGCTGAGCACAACGTATATATAGATACCAGTGCCATAATTCCATTCTATTTCAAAGAAATTTACAGTAGTGAGTCTCAAAGACTATTTGAAGAGCATAGTTTTTTCCAAATAAGCGAGCTTTCTAAGATTGAGTTCTATTCGACAGCACGCAAAAAGGTTAGATTAGGTCATACAACAGAATCAGAAATCAAAAAAGTATTTCGAATCTTCGAGCTGCACTTAAAGGAAGGCGTATTTTCTATTTTAAATGTAAACAAACCTCATTACGAAGCTGCCTCAAACATCATCAAATCGACGGAAAACTCACTGAGAAGTTTGGATGCCCTCCATTTAGGAATTGCCTACTCAGAAAACCTATCCATATTTAGTTTTGACAAAGTATTTATTAAAACTGCAGAAGAATTTGGGATTCAAACAATTGGCAATTATTAA
- a CDS encoding type II toxin-antitoxin system Phd/YefM family antitoxin translates to MKKVPVNEVREQLAKYLTEAERGEEVIITRHNKPVAKLVNYEEPKKEKFSNMEEFRNSLKVEGSVLNTLIEMRNEERVG, encoded by the coding sequence ATGAAAAAAGTACCCGTAAACGAAGTAAGAGAGCAATTAGCCAAATACCTCACCGAGGCCGAGCGAGGCGAAGAGGTCATTATTACCCGGCATAACAAGCCTGTTGCCAAGCTGGTGAATTATGAAGAGCCTAAAAAAGAAAAATTCTCAAACATGGAAGAATTTCGGAACAGTTTAAAAGTAGAAGGCTCTGTTCTAAACACATTAATTGAAATGCGAAATGAGGAAAGAGTTGGCTGA
- the folD gene encoding bifunctional methylenetetrahydrofolate dehydrogenase/methenyltetrahydrofolate cyclohydrolase FolD, with the protein MSAEIIDGKKVAELVRNRVREDVEDWTAKGNRAPFLQVILVGDDPASKVYTGAKTRACEDVGIETHTEILQDTISAKELKSIIQKYNEDDAVDGILVQLPLPAHLSSHDVIESIDHRKDVDGFHPMNVGRLTVDQPCFRSCTPAGIMELFKHYSIPVKAKHAVVVGASNIVGSPMAIMLSRENSSGKATTTICHKYTKDLTQHTISADILIAAAGQPHLIKAEMIKEGAVIIDVGINRIADETAEKGYKLVGDVDFESVKKKASWITPVPGGVGPMTVAMLMKNTLLAAKKSIYPEQS; encoded by the coding sequence ATGAGTGCAGAAATTATTGATGGCAAGAAAGTAGCAGAATTAGTCCGTAACCGCGTTCGGGAGGATGTGGAAGACTGGACAGCGAAGGGAAATCGGGCGCCGTTCCTGCAGGTGATTTTAGTAGGGGATGACCCGGCCTCTAAAGTGTACACGGGCGCGAAAACCCGGGCGTGTGAAGATGTGGGCATCGAAACCCATACCGAAATATTGCAGGATACCATTTCAGCTAAAGAGCTTAAGTCGATTATCCAAAAGTACAATGAAGATGATGCTGTAGATGGAATTTTGGTGCAGCTTCCGTTGCCGGCGCATCTTTCTTCTCATGACGTGATTGAAAGCATCGACCATCGTAAGGATGTGGATGGTTTTCATCCCATGAATGTGGGAAGGCTTACGGTTGACCAGCCTTGTTTTCGCAGCTGTACCCCGGCGGGAATTATGGAGCTTTTCAAACATTACAGCATTCCCGTGAAGGCCAAACATGCTGTTGTAGTTGGGGCCAGCAACATTGTGGGGTCGCCTATGGCGATTATGCTATCCAGAGAAAATTCTTCGGGAAAGGCTACCACAACCATTTGCCATAAGTACACCAAAGATCTGACTCAGCACACTATTTCTGCCGACATTTTGATTGCCGCAGCAGGCCAGCCCCACCTGATTAAAGCAGAAATGATCAAGGAAGGCGCCGTAATTATTGATGTGGGAATTAACCGTATAGCCGATGAAACAGCTGAAAAAGGGTACAAGCTGGTTGGAGATGTGGACTTTGAGTCGGTTAAGAAAAAAGCCAGCTGGATTACTCCGGTCCCCGGAGGCGTTGGTCCGATGACTGTTGCCATGTTGATGAAGAATACCTTATTAGCAGCTAAGAAGAGCATTTATCCGGAGCAGAGTTAA
- the guaB gene encoding IMP dehydrogenase, with product MYKMNNSSPFERITRQGLTYDDVLLVPNFSQVLPRDVDTTVQLTPSLKLNVPIISAAMDTVSEYRLAIALAREGGIAMLHKNMSIEDQAEHVRLVKRSESGMIVDPVTLKEGATVREARALMKKQKIGGIPIVDETGILVGIVTNRDLRFESELNKKLGDIMTHEDLITAKEGTNLKQAEQILQHYKVEKLPIVDANNKLVGLITFKDIEKKMNFPNACKDEMGRLRVGAAVGVTADTMDRVDALVAASVDAITVDTAHGHSKGVLETIKKIKSSYPDLNVIGGNIATKAAAEALVEAGADVVKVGVGPGSICTTRVVTGVGVPQLSAVMEVAEFTRENGIGLIADGGIKQTGDIPKAIAGGADAVMMGSMFAGVDESPGETIIYESRKYKSYRGMGSISAMNKGSKDRYFQDVEDDINKLVPEGIEGRVPFKGYLSEVVHQMSGGLRAAMGYAGAANIDEMKKAEFVQISAASYRESHPHSVQITKEAPNYSVS from the coding sequence ATGTACAAAATGAATAACTCCTCTCCCTTTGAACGCATTACGCGCCAGGGACTTACGTACGATGACGTACTTCTGGTCCCAAATTTTTCACAGGTTTTGCCACGCGATGTAGATACCACCGTTCAGCTAACGCCTTCTCTAAAACTGAATGTACCTATCATTAGTGCGGCAATGGATACGGTTTCCGAATACCGCTTGGCTATTGCGCTGGCCCGGGAAGGGGGAATCGCCATGCTTCACAAAAACATGAGTATTGAAGATCAGGCTGAGCATGTTCGGTTGGTAAAAAGAAGTGAGAGCGGGATGATTGTTGATCCGGTTACCCTGAAAGAAGGCGCTACAGTTCGTGAAGCCCGGGCACTCATGAAAAAGCAGAAGATTGGTGGAATTCCCATCGTGGATGAGACCGGAATTTTAGTAGGGATTGTGACAAACAGAGATCTTCGTTTTGAATCGGAGCTGAATAAAAAGCTCGGTGATATAATGACCCACGAAGATTTGATCACCGCCAAAGAAGGAACCAACCTGAAACAGGCTGAACAGATTCTGCAGCATTATAAGGTTGAGAAACTCCCAATTGTAGATGCCAATAATAAGTTGGTTGGCCTGATCACCTTCAAGGATATCGAAAAGAAAATGAACTTCCCGAATGCCTGTAAGGATGAAATGGGAAGATTGAGAGTAGGCGCAGCCGTTGGTGTTACCGCCGATACTATGGACCGTGTTGATGCACTGGTAGCTGCAAGTGTGGACGCCATCACGGTTGATACCGCACACGGACATTCCAAAGGCGTGCTCGAAACCATCAAGAAAATCAAAAGCTCGTACCCTGACCTGAACGTAATTGGCGGAAACATTGCCACTAAGGCAGCCGCAGAAGCATTAGTGGAAGCTGGTGCCGATGTAGTGAAAGTAGGAGTTGGACCGGGTTCAATTTGTACCACCCGGGTGGTAACCGGAGTTGGAGTTCCCCAGTTAAGTGCAGTAATGGAAGTGGCCGAATTTACACGTGAGAATGGTATCGGCCTGATTGCAGACGGAGGCATCAAGCAAACCGGGGATATCCCCAAAGCCATTGCCGGCGGTGCCGATGCCGTTATGATGGGCTCTATGTTTGCCGGTGTGGATGAAAGTCCGGGAGAGACCATTATCTATGAATCCCGTAAGTACAAATCTTACCGTGGAATGGGAAGCATCAGTGCGATGAACAAAGGCTCTAAAGATCGCTACTTCCAGGATGTGGAGGACGATATCAATAAACTGGTTCCTGAAGGAATTGAAGGCCGTGTGCCATTTAAGGGATATCTAAGTGAAGTTGTTCACCAGATGTCGGGCGGACTAAGAGCTGCCATGGGCTACGCCGGTGCTGCCAATATCGATGAGATGAAGAAAGCTGAGTTTGTTCAGATTTCAGCAGCTTCTTACCGTGAAAGTCACCCCCATTCGGTGCAGATCACTAAGGAAGCGCCGAACTACTCGGTATCCTGA
- a CDS encoding sigma-54 dependent transcriptional regulator, producing MSEQKAHILITDDEKAIRNTLEEILQYENYDVSTVESGQLALDFVGENDIDLMFLDIKMQGMDGLETLKKLREAGHEFPVIMISGHGTIEIAVEATKMGAYDFLEKPPDLNRLLISVRNALSQQHLAKEYKQIKKKLPKVQEIIGESKAISKIKTLIEKVAPTQSRVLITGENGTGKELVAKWIHEKSPRSTGPFVEVNCAAIPSDLLESELFGHEKGAFTGASDQRIGKFEQADGGTLFLDEIGDMSLEAQAKVLRALQENKVTRVGGNESVSVDVRILAATNKDLEEEIKEGNFREDLFHRISVIPIKVPPLRERKEDIPLIAKACLNNLKEKDISFSSISFSDGALKALKEKEWSGNVRELQNAVERLGILASGDEITKETVNDVLKTRDLKAGDLGKLADETEDFQDFKETAERIFLVKQLEKNDWNISQTAEQIGIQRSHMYNKMKKYNIER from the coding sequence ATGTCTGAACAGAAAGCACATATCTTAATTACGGATGACGAAAAAGCCATTCGTAATACGCTGGAAGAAATTCTGCAGTATGAGAACTATGATGTTTCTACCGTGGAAAGCGGACAGCTGGCCCTGGATTTTGTTGGAGAGAATGACATTGACCTGATGTTCCTTGATATCAAAATGCAGGGAATGGATGGCCTTGAGACCCTCAAAAAGCTTCGCGAAGCCGGACACGAGTTTCCTGTTATTATGATTTCCGGTCACGGTACCATAGAAATTGCCGTTGAAGCCACAAAAATGGGCGCCTATGATTTTCTGGAAAAACCTCCGGATTTAAATCGTCTGCTGATTTCGGTCAGGAATGCGCTTTCCCAGCAACATCTTGCCAAAGAGTACAAGCAGATCAAGAAAAAGTTGCCGAAGGTTCAGGAGATCATCGGGGAGAGCAAAGCTATTTCGAAAATCAAAACGCTGATCGAAAAGGTTGCCCCAACGCAATCCCGCGTTTTAATAACCGGTGAAAATGGAACCGGAAAGGAGCTGGTGGCAAAATGGATTCATGAAAAAAGCCCAAGAAGCACCGGACCTTTCGTGGAAGTAAACTGCGCAGCCATTCCATCCGATTTGTTAGAAAGTGAATTGTTTGGTCATGAAAAAGGTGCATTTACCGGTGCTTCCGATCAGCGTATCGGTAAGTTTGAACAGGCTGACGGTGGTACCTTATTTTTGGATGAAATTGGGGATATGAGTTTGGAAGCTCAGGCCAAAGTGCTACGGGCTCTGCAGGAAAATAAAGTGACCCGCGTGGGAGGTAATGAATCAGTTTCGGTGGATGTACGCATACTTGCCGCTACGAATAAAGATCTGGAAGAAGAGATCAAAGAAGGAAATTTTCGGGAAGATTTATTTCACCGGATAAGCGTGATTCCAATCAAAGTTCCTCCACTCAGAGAGCGTAAAGAGGATATCCCGCTAATTGCCAAAGCCTGCCTGAATAACCTGAAGGAAAAGGATATCAGCTTTTCATCTATTTCATTTTCGGATGGTGCCCTGAAGGCGCTAAAGGAAAAAGAGTGGAGCGGGAATGTTCGGGAGCTTCAGAATGCAGTTGAGCGGTTGGGAATTCTGGCATCCGGCGATGAAATCACTAAAGAGACGGTTAATGACGTGCTCAAAACAAGGGATTTAAAAGCCGGGGATTTGGGTAAGCTGGCTGATGAAACAGAAGATTTTCAGGATTTCAAGGAAACAGCAGAACGCATATTTTTAGTGAAGCAGCTGGAAAAGAACGATTGGAATATTTCTCAGACGGCAGAACAGATTGGCATACAGCGCAGCCACATGTATAATAAAATGAAAAAGTATAACATAGAACGATAG